The sequence AATCGCTATCGTTTCGGGACGCTACTCACCGGCCACCGACACCCGCATGAAAGATCTCGGCGTACGTCATGTGCTGCAAGGCATGAAAGACAAGGTCAAACAGATCGAGCCGCTACTGGAGGAACTGGAGCTGGACATGGCCGACGTGGCCTTTGTCGGGAACGAGATTCTCGATATCAGTCTGGCCAGGAAAGTCGGCCTCTCGATTGCAGTCGCCGACTCGAACCCCGAACTGATTGACACGGTCGACTACGTCACGCTCGGCCGGGGGGGATATGGTGCGGTGCGGGAAGTGCTCGACTGCTATTTCGAGGCGATTGAAACCGATCCAAAGAGTCTGCTGGCATGAACGACGACCTGCTGAAATACGCTCGTGACACTATCCGGGCTGAAGCCGACGCGGTCAGCGC is a genomic window of Bacteroidota bacterium containing:
- a CDS encoding HAD hydrolase family protein, producing MAKTVLTRDQFIARLKDIKLLALDVDGVLTDDTIFFGPDGLELKRFNISDGLMIVLGMRAGLEIAIVSGRYSPATDTRMKDLGVRHVLQGMKDKVKQIEPLLEELELDMADVAFVGNEILDISLARKVGLSIAVADSNPELIDTVDYVTLGRGGYGAVREVLDCYFEAIETDPKSLLA